GAAAATGCCATCAAGAACTGGAAAAATAACGTGGAGAATCTTTATGAAAAAATATCTTATTCCAAAAATCGAAACATAGCGGTAAATACGCCAGAAGGAGAATGGGTTTCAAACTGGGCCGATCTAACGATAACATATAAAGGTTCTGGGAAACAAGTAAGTATACTTTCCAATACTATTTATCAAATTCAAGATGGAAAAATTATAAAAAGTATAACTTTTTATAATGAAGCGGATGCGCTCGAACAACTTGGCTATGTTTTTATTAATCCGGATGATCTCTAATTTTACAAAGTTTAATATCATGAAAAATTCGATAAAATACGTTACTATTATTTTTTTGTTAATGGGAAGCCTCTATTCAATTCAGGCTCAAGGAATTGCCAGTAGTCTTGGCTTATATGTCTTTCCTGCCAATAACCAGGATGCAGCTACACAGGAAGCTGATGAAACGGCCTGTTTTAAATGGGCTAAAGAACAGACCGGGTATGACCCCTTGAACCCAACGGTTTATCAGGGAGCTCAGGTAGATCGATCTGCTGACGGTTCGGCAGTTGGAGGAGCGGCCGTGGGAGCCGCAGGAGGGGCTGCCATTGGAGCTATTGCAGGTGATGCAGGAAAAGGGGCAGCCATCGGTGCCGTTGTAGGTGGTGTCCGGGGACGACGTTCAAAAGTTGTAGGTGACGAAATGCAGCAGCAGGCTAATGATCAGGCCGCGGCACAGGCTTCAAAGGATGCAGCCAATGATTACAACAAAGCTTTCGCGGTTTGTATGGAAGGCAAGGGCTATACCGTAAAATAAATCTCCGTAATGAAGAATAAGGTACTTCTTGTCTTTTTTCTTTTTGTCAGTATTTCCATGCAGTCGCAGGTTTTAATTGCCCTTCTTTTAGGAAAAAGTCTGAACACAGGTAAAATAGAATTTGGACTTGACGGAGGAGTCAATTATGCTACCCTGGGCGGAATGGATTCTAATAGCTATTATCGAAAATGGAACCTGGGATTCTATTTTGACATAAAAATGAAGAATCAATGGTATTTAAATACCGGGGTTCTTGTGAAATCGGAACTCGGTCTGGATGATTTAACAGAAAATGACCTGGAGTTTTTAGGAGCTACCATACATGATGAAGAAGGTGAATATAGTCAATCCATCAGTTATTTTTTAGTTCCTGCTTTGGCCAGGTACAAGTTTGACAACCATATGTATGCTGAATTTGGGCCACAGTTTGGGCTGGCTTACAGGGCATCGATAAACTTTCATTCTAAAATTGACGACATTGAAATTAATGCCAAGGAAAACAATCTTGACATGATCAACAGATTTGACATGGGTATTGCTGCTGGTGCCGGATACAGATTATTAAAAGGACTTGGCTGGACCATTGGTGCTCGTTATTATTATGGTTTTCTTGACGTCTACAAGGATCGATCCGGTACAAATAACAGCGCACTTTTTTTAAAAGTCAATGCCCCGATTGGACTGAGTGAGGAAAAAAAAGCTCAGATTAAGGAATTAAAGAATAAAAGGGATGAAAGAAAAAAACAAAAGAAGGAATTGAAAAAAGCTGAAAGGGAAAAGAATAAAATAGAAAACCTATGAAGAAATTTCTTGTTAGAACCACTTACTGCTTAATTTTATTTTTATTCTTCTTTGGAATAAAGAATGCCAGTGCTCAATATGCCAACACCCGGATAAAATCGAAACATGAGGTGTACACTGATAGTTTAAAACAGGTAGAATACAACTATATCTTTCCAATCCTTGGACAGGGGGCTTACAGAAAAGGATTTGATATTCCTTACCCTGCGGGTTTAATGGCAAACTATATGTGGATGAAGCAAAATTTGCTTTTTGACAATATGCAGCTCGGGCTTAAAACAGATAATATTGACATACCTCTGACTCCTGTCGATTTTATAGAATTTGGAGACAATCTGAATACTTCTTATGCCTATAACGTAAGGCCGGATCTCTGGATCTTGCCCTTTTTAAATGTCTATGGCATTTTTGGAGGAGGGCAATCAAAAACTGAAGTTAATCTTAACGCTCCTATCCCCCTTTATTCAAAAGTTGAGCAGGGCCTTACAACAGCAGGTTTTGGGATACTTGCAGCAGGTGGAATTGGCCCGGTTTGGTTTTCTGTTGATGCTAACTGGACCTGGAGCAAACCTCAATTACTGGACAAACCGGTTCGAGTAAATGTTCTTGGAATTCGAGTCGGTCATACATTTGTATTTAAAAACAAACCTGACAGAAATTTTGCCTTGTGGGTCGGTGCCATGAGTATGCAAATGAATTCTGAAACCAGTGGTGAAATAAAATTGATCGATGCCCTTCCTCCTGAAGCGTGGGAAAGAAAAGATGAGATCGTTTTAAATTATTATGACTGGTATGAAAATGAGGCCACCCCTCCTCAGAAGATCGTAGCAGACAAGGTGCTGACACCAATTGTTGAGCGAATTGACGCCGCTGACGGAGAATCTATTATCAGGTATGGTATGGATAAACAGGTTATGGACAGATGGAACGGAACCATTGGAGGACAATTTCAGCTGAATAAAAGATGGATGTTAAGAAGCGAAGCAGGGCTTTTAGGAAACCGAAAATCTTTTTTAATTTCTGTCAATTACAGATTCCTTTTATAATATAGTTTTTTTTTAATCGATGAGAAAATACATCCTTTCCATTGTTTTGATTTTATGTGGGTTGACACTTGTGATCATTTCTTACACCCAGAAGAAAAACCCAATTTACACTGAAGAATCTTTTGCTGTGGAAGCTCAAAAATTCGAAGATTTATTCGACCGGTTCAATACGCAGATAAAAGATCATGTAATTGAGGTAAAAAACATCTACAATGACACCTTGAAGGTCAAGGACTCTCTCTTCACCACAAATTATTTTCTTGATTTTCTTGAAAGAAACACATCTGTTAATTCGGTCGCCTTTTTCCAGGGAAATTATAAACTCGTCGTAAGAAAGGAAAACAAAAGCCGTATTATTACTTTGGATAGTTTAAATGATTTTGGCATTGTACAATGGAATCGTGTAGAAGATGGAAAAGTGATCAGCAGCTGGCTTGAGAGTTTTGATGAAACGATATACAATACGGATTGGTTCCAGGATTTGATCGGTAGTGAGGATCAGCTCAAATGGTATTTAAGAAAAAGAAGTAATCTGGATACTACTGATGAGGAAATGGAATTTTTCTACGCGGCTTATTCCTATACTTTGAGCGGAAAGGTCAGTGCCATTGTATTTGAATTTTCAAAAAACTATCTTTTTAATGAATTCGACCTGAATTCAAAAAAAATTAAACCAAGGCTTACTTTTAAGGACATTGATGGAAAGGAATTGAAATTAATCAGTGGTAACCTTAATGAATTATCAGCACAGGATACGTTGAGCTCCATTGACAGCCTTCAATTAACAATTGATCGTCATTTTTCAAATTTCAGAGATATTGATCGAGGCAACTTCAATTTTAATTTTAAAGAACGATTTTACTGGACCTCATTCAAACATCTTCCAAAAGACAGTGGAATTGAATATTATTTATACACTGTACCCAATAGCGAACTTATTAGTGCTTCATCAGGGCCGCTAAGTTCCTATGGTGGTAAAATCGGCCTTGCCTTAGTGATCCTTGGAGCCATGCTGCTCTTGATAAGAAAACGATTTTTTTACAGGCCCAACAGGATGAAAATACCTTTGGTAAAGGACATTTTGAAAGATGAAGAAAACCGTTACCTTGAATTTAAGTCTTCCCTAAGGTATGATTACAGGCAGGAAAGAACCAATCCTGAACTCGAGAAAGTCATCCTAAAGACCATTGCAGCATTTGGCAACACTGACGGGGGAATCCTAATAATTGGCGTTGATGATGATAAAAATATAGTGGGTCTTGAAAAAGATTTTCAAACGCTAAAAAAATCAGATGCTGACTATTATGAAGTCCATCTGAGAAACATCATGCATAAGCTAATGGGGGTTAAATATGTAAGTAAGTATATTAGAACTCAGTTTGAAAAGGTAGATGACGGAAACTGGGTTTGCAAAATTAAAGTAATTCCTGCGAAGGAACCTTTATTTCTGAAATACAAAAACAAAAACGGACAACTTGATGAAAAATTCTATGTCAGAAGCGGAAATTCATCTCATGAAATAGAAACAATAGCGGAAATAAACGATTATATCAATTCAAAATTTAAGTAACTGGTGCCCCTAAAAAAAGGAATTACTCTTATGTTCTATGCAAGATCCTGGCTCTTCTGCGTTATTAGTATACTTTTTTCTCTTGTCACCTATTCCCAGAACGACAGTATTGCCTCAATACCAATTCCAAAGGACAGTATTTCTTATACCAACGATTATATCACTGATCATAAAAAAAGATTTAATGTGAAACTTGAAGTTGGAAATGATATTTCTACATACGAGATAAAGGAAAATGATTTGGACCTGTATTTAAAACCGAATCTGAATTTGAGATATGCAGTGGTATTCAGTTACAAATTTCTGTCTGTTCGAATAGGAATAAGACCCAAAATATCTGATGAACAAGAGGAACTAAAAGGAGGCTCAGACACGTTTAGATTTAGGATTCAGGCGCTTTTTGACAATTGGAATCATGTACTGGAATATAATATAGAT
This DNA window, taken from Lutimonas zeaxanthinifaciens, encodes the following:
- a CDS encoding nuclear transport factor 2 family protein → MKNLVLVMITGFLLVSCSSSDKKSEENVKLVTNYVNAVENLDYSAMDGILDDDYVGIGPSREDSINKENAIKNWKNNVENLYEKISYSKNRNIAVNTPEGEWVSNWADLTITYKGSGKQVSILSNTIYQIQDGKIIKSITFYNEADALEQLGYVFINPDDL
- a CDS encoding AlbA family DNA-binding domain-containing protein, whose translation is MRKYILSIVLILCGLTLVIISYTQKKNPIYTEESFAVEAQKFEDLFDRFNTQIKDHVIEVKNIYNDTLKVKDSLFTTNYFLDFLERNTSVNSVAFFQGNYKLVVRKENKSRIITLDSLNDFGIVQWNRVEDGKVISSWLESFDETIYNTDWFQDLIGSEDQLKWYLRKRSNLDTTDEEMEFFYAAYSYTLSGKVSAIVFEFSKNYLFNEFDLNSKKIKPRLTFKDIDGKELKLISGNLNELSAQDTLSSIDSLQLTIDRHFSNFRDIDRGNFNFNFKERFYWTSFKHLPKDSGIEYYLYTVPNSELISASSGPLSSYGGKIGLALVILGAMLLLIRKRFFYRPNRMKIPLVKDILKDEENRYLEFKSSLRYDYRQERTNPELEKVILKTIAAFGNTDGGILIIGVDDDKNIVGLEKDFQTLKKSDADYYEVHLRNIMHKLMGVKYVSKYIRTQFEKVDDGNWVCKIKVIPAKEPLFLKYKNKNGQLDEKFYVRSGNSSHEIETIAEINDYINSKFK
- a CDS encoding glycine zipper family protein, encoding MKNSIKYVTIIFLLMGSLYSIQAQGIASSLGLYVFPANNQDAATQEADETACFKWAKEQTGYDPLNPTVYQGAQVDRSADGSAVGGAAVGAAGGAAIGAIAGDAGKGAAIGAVVGGVRGRRSKVVGDEMQQQANDQAAAQASKDAANDYNKAFAVCMEGKGYTVK
- a CDS encoding porin family protein, which translates into the protein MKNKVLLVFFLFVSISMQSQVLIALLLGKSLNTGKIEFGLDGGVNYATLGGMDSNSYYRKWNLGFYFDIKMKNQWYLNTGVLVKSELGLDDLTENDLEFLGATIHDEEGEYSQSISYFLVPALARYKFDNHMYAEFGPQFGLAYRASINFHSKIDDIEINAKENNLDMINRFDMGIAAGAGYRLLKGLGWTIGARYYYGFLDVYKDRSGTNNSALFLKVNAPIGLSEEKKAQIKELKNKRDERKKQKKELKKAEREKNKIENL